Below is a window of Malania oleifera isolate guangnan ecotype guangnan chromosome 1, ASM2987363v1, whole genome shotgun sequence DNA.
ATTCAGTTGAAGCAACACTCCAGTCCATGGGTGAGACAGGTTTGCTGCAGAAAATGGATGCTGGGATCCGATTTGGGTCATAGGCCATAGGTCGCCCCATGAAGTGGACTTGGGGGGATTGCGCAACTGATCCACTTTGCATGCTCCATTGAGGAGTTTGTGGTGAAACTTCTGGCAACAAGGCACCTCCCAGAGACCCATGACCCGCTTGTTCAGACATTGGGGAATTGTTAAGAACATCCTTGCTGAAAATCATGTCTATTGAAGAACCTGATGAAGAAGTAGAAGAGCTGGACATTTTGCGAGGAGAAGAATCAACTTCCTTACTGTCATCCTTGCTGAAAATCATGTCTATTGAAGAACCTGATGAAGAAGTTGAAGAGCCAGACATTTTGCGAGGAGAAGAATCAACTTCCTTACTGTCAGATTCCTTCCTTGAATGCAGACTACTTCCATTCATATGTTCATGATCCATGATAGAACAGTTTACCAGCCCAGGTCTTCAAATGCTCTCGATATCTATTTGTACTGCATAGGGTGAAGAGACTTTTAATTCTACTATTGGCTTGTAATAACTGACATGCCATTTGGCATTAATATACATGGAAAATGCTTTACCACCACGAGTGAATCAGAAAATTTTAGGAATGTATAGAAATGCAAGGCCtacaatatgatcaaatcctagAGTTTGCATTAAAAAGAACCACGAAGTGATAATaaaatttttgttgagtttgcaCCTGTATACTGGCTTTTAATGTTCTAGAtgtttttcacaaaaataattttttcaaccAGAAAAAAGCTCTGTAGAAAGGCTGGAAAGAACATCCAGATTTTGTGAAATTATCTAGTCTTTTCAGAGTTCTTTTTAAAGTTATTCAGTCACACCTGTCAAATGCAGACGCACACATATCATATTATTCATGGTTTATTTCGGAGCTAGATTATTTTGGGTGTgtatcaaaaataattttattgcaATCTCCCTGCTTTTGAGGGTGGATAGCAAAAATGTCGATCTTGTATTCTAAAATCGAGACTTAATCATTCTAAAAAACCCAATCAGcctttaacaaaactgaaaattGTTTTTCACAACTGAATAAATTCTGAATGATTTTCTGACAAGTTTCATTTAAAGTTGTTACGAACACCTAGTCTCAGATTCAACTGTGTGGTTCAGCTGGCATCATTTTCCCTGTTTTCGAGGGTGAATAGCAAAAATGTCAATCTCGCATTCTAAATCGAGACCTAATCTCATTCTACAACCCAATCAGCCCCTTCAACAAAACTGAAAATCTTTTTCACAACTGAATAAATTCTGAATGATTTTCTAGACAAGTTTCATTCAAAGTTGTTACAAACACCTAGTCTCAGATTCATCTGTGCGGTGAAGCTGGCATCATTTTTCCTAATTGAAATGTAAGACAAGAAGCAGcctttaacaaaactgaaaattGTTTTTCACAACTGAATAAATTCTGAATGATTTTCTAGACAAGTTTCTTTCATAGTTATTACAAACACCAAGTCTCAGATTCATCTGTGTCGTGAAGCTGGCATCATTTTTCCTAATTGAAATGTAAGACAAGAAGCAGCCATACCATTGAAGAATTCACCCAAACACATACCGAAGGAAGGCGAACAAAGGGAAAACaagaaagagagaagggaaaaaaaaaagatgtacACGGATGAGATTTTTACAGAGATGAATCTGGAAGAAGCCTGCCTGCCTCTGAGTTCTTCAAATTCGTTAGCAGAAGAGGAGGcagagatgatgatgatgatgatgtaccCAGATGAGATTTTACAGAGACGAATCTGGAAGAAGCCTGCTTGCCTCTGAGTTCTTCAAATTCGGAAACAGAAGAGGAGGGTAGCCGTTATTTGGGGACGCGGGAAACAGTTCTCTTGTCCCAATAACTGTTGTTTGGTATTGAGGGCTGGTGTTGGGCTGGGCTGGGCTGAACTGTATCCTCCCTGTTGTGGGTTGTTTTTTCTTTTAGCATTTTTTTGGAACCAAATACCCTGCTGCCATGTTGCTGCCACATTTCAGCTTCCAAAAATAGTTGTTTAATAATTTACGCGTCGACACCTCACCCTTCTTTGTTTCTAAAAATTACTGGAGAAAAGGAGCCCCAGCTCAATTCTATTGTTTGGCAAGTGTCAAGTAAGATAGGCAatgttttctctttttctttttccttcaaAAATTGTCGAAGAACCAAGTTATTGGCAAACCCTTTTGAGTTTGAGCAAGGATGTTTATGAATATGGTTTAAACTAATGAACGAAGCTCAAATCAAACAAGTTAGAGAGTTTAGCTCGTTTATGTTCGGAAACAGCTTATTTATGCCCGTTTATTACTTATTTTAGAAGCTTTTGTGAGTTTAGTtaatttctttattattattattattattattattattttattttttgaccCTTTTCATCTCTTCTTAGGATTACATATGAATTAAATCATTTTGTCAAAAAGGTTAATTTGAGGTTGTTTTTGTACTATCAATTAACCATGCCAAATCCTTATTAAGGTTAATTTGTTGTAAGGCAAGCTTGAATAGAATCAGACTTGAGTCATGTTAGGGGCTCATTTAAGCTTATTTTGTGAACAATCCCAGCTTGAGAGAGAACACATCTCTCATTTGAAAGGTCAAGCTAAAAATTTGAAGCTTATTATGTgtcaaatttgaacatgataaattTTAGCTCGAATCAACTAGAGTGCAATTGATCCATCATGTACTGACCATTTTTCTAAATTCACCTGTACATGTTAGCAGTTGGCACGCAGACAGTGTGTCCGTGACAAGCATATCACATTCTTTTATGAAGAGAGCTTGGACGAACCAAAACCATTGCCATTACAGAAAAGCCCTAAACGATAGAAGAACTTCCATTAATTTAAGCTTGACAAATTCCAACCCCCCTACCCATGTTTATACAATGGAACGCTGATCCATATGCTGAATAGTACAGAACTACAGACAAAATTCTAACAAGCTCAAGAATCCAACTGATTAATTTAAACTACCCACCAGCACATTAGGACTATGTTGTAGACTCGATCAACTCAAAAGAGCCCTACATCCTGAAGGCGCGACTCCAGAATCTGCGGTTGCAGCAAAGCAACAATTGTTCATAAGTTTTACAACATCCCAAGAAATCCCTGCTCCAAAAAGTTGCAGGGATAGTGAAAATATACGAGGGCATATGACAGTAACAGTACCTTAGGTTGATTTTTGGAAGGGGGTAAGAGCAGGCTGCCCTTCCTTCTTCTGGCGAGAAGCCCTTTCGAGATGGGAGACATCATCAGATCAGTTGGGCTTGTATAACTGTCAAAAATTTTTTGAAGATTAATGACGGTAAAACTCATTAAATTTTGAACAGATTTATCCCAAGAATCAGAGAAACATTTTTTTGATACATTAGGATTAAAAGCATTGGGGAAAATTTGGGTACCTTTCGGGATATTTGAATGCTTTGGGGACACTTAGGCGGACAGGGGACCCTGTTTTGCGAAGATCATTGCTGGAATTGTGTGATTTCTGATCCAAAATTTGTTGATTCTGAGTTGGTGGTGTTTTCAACTCCAACAGGGTGTTTTCTGACTGAGCTCCATCGTCCTTGTGAGGCGCTTCTATCGCCACCTTCTCCATTTTTGACGTAATGAGGGAAGGGGAATTCACAGCAGAGAGAGTTAGGCGGGCAGGGGTTCCCGTTTTGCAGGAATCATCTGACTTCTGATTCGAAATTTGTTGATtctgaggtgttttgaactctGGAAGGGCATTTTCTGATTCAACTAGGTTCTTCTCCTTGTGAGGCGTTTCGATCGCCACCTTCTCCATTTTTGAAGTAATAAGCGATTGGGAGCtcacaggagagagagagagagagagagagagagagagagagagagattggaaAGGGCTATGATTTTCAGTAGTAATAAATAGAGACAGGGAAAGTATATCGGGGCCAAGATGACCGTTCTGGGTAGCCAGGGACTGCAACGGTCGAATTGGGTTTCTAAGATTTAAAATGAACCCACTTCAACAAAATCCAACGCTTAGAATGAAAAGTAGAC
It encodes the following:
- the LOC131166590 gene encoding uncharacterized protein LOC131166590 isoform X1, which produces MEKVAIETPHKEKNLVESENALPEFKTPQNQQISNQKSDDSCKTGTPARLTLSAVNSPSLITSKMEKVAIEAPHKDDGAQSENTLLELKTPPTQNQQILDQKSHNSSNDLRKTGSPVRLSVPKAFKYPESYTSPTDLMMSPISKGLLARRRKGSLLLPPSKNQPKVLLLSYALVYFHYPCNFLEQGFLGML
- the LOC131166590 gene encoding uncharacterized protein LOC131166590 isoform X2 — encoded protein: MEKVAIETPHKEKNLVESENALPEFKTPQNQQISNQKSDDSCKTGTPARLTLSAVNSPSLITSKMEKVAIEAPHKDDGAQSENTLLELKTPPTQNQQILDQKSHNSSNDLRKTGSPVRLSVPKAFKYPESYTSPTDLMMSPISKGLLARRRKGSLLLPPSKNQPKILESRLQDVGLF